The Bubalus bubalis isolate 160015118507 breed Murrah chromosome 18, NDDB_SH_1, whole genome shotgun sequence genome contains a region encoding:
- the ZBTB32 gene encoding zinc finger and BTB domain-containing protein 32 isoform X1 yields the protein MEDCEVRGGASSRVGGPGAPAAVQSMRCPGGSYNRLEYAVPPSPFHHGPYTVAFLSEPLRLVPRQGTMPLSPTRLPSPYASDRLVRLAARLRPALCDTLITVGSQEFPAHSLVLAGVSQQLGRRGRWAVMKGISPSTFAQLLHFVYGESLELHPGELGPLEEAARTLGVQSLEEACIRARRDMAREELGPGLKKQQEELEKPTRDSMRGVGAFGEKQRPEKFVRACGKEQETLHRPRPPRESPDTAEATREGRGEQRPKEQLHQALVGHGRVGGKQEVIMWLRDSARGYEESLREFPGPLPPAGSFQTGITPSPWWAEAPWLGEGQPALWSILLLPPRYGTPFSHSIPVTGAWQEVWPRDQRIPLSLNLHKGLWSQNQLASSSPTPGSLPQVPTQLSPGETEESDQRHTGELATCVGQVGTASHPSLPHPPPPTPARSRPYSCSVCGKRFSLKHQMETHYRVHTGEKPFSCSLCPQRSRDFSAMTKHLRTHGAAPYRCPLCQAGCPSLASMQAHMRGHSPSQLPPGWTIRSTFLYSSSSRPSRASTSPSRPSSSTS from the exons ATGGAAGACTGTGAAGTCAGGGGCGGGGCTAGCTCCAGAGTAGGGGGGCCAGGAGCCCCAGCAGCAGTTCAGAGCATGCGGTGTCCAGGAGGAAGCTACAACCG GCTTGAGTATGCggttcctccctccccttttcaCCATGGACCCTACACTGTGGCCTTTCTCTCAGAACCTCTGAGATTGGTACCCAGGCAAGGCACAATGCCCCTGTCCCCAACAAGACTGCCTAGTCCCTATGCTTCTGATCGGCTGGTACGGCTAGCAGCCAGGCTCCGGCCAGCACTATGTGATACTCTGATCACAGTGGGCAGCCAGGAATTCCCTGCCCACAGCCTGGTGCTGGCAGGTGTGAGCCAGCAACTGGGTCGCAGGGGCCGCTGGGCTGTGATGAAAGGCATCAGCCCTTCCACCTTTGCCCAACTTCTGCACTTTGTTTATGGGGAGAGTCTAGAGCTGCATCCTGGGGAACTGGGGCCCCTTGAGGAGGCAGCCAGAACACTGGGGGTGCAGTCCCTGGAAGAGGCATGCATTAGGGCTCGAAGGGACATGGCCAGAGAAGAGCTGGGTCCAGGGCTGAAGAAACAACAGGAGGAGCTAGAGAAACCCACAAGGGACTCGATGAGAGGCGTGGGGGCCTTTGGGGAGAAGCAGAGACCAGAGAAGTTTGTTAGGGCTTGTGGGAAAGAGCAGGAGACGTTGCACAGGCCGCGACCACCAAGAGAGAGCCCTGACACAGCAGAGGCAACTCGGGAGGGTCGAGGGGAGCAGAGACCAAAGGAGCAACTCCACCAAGCCCTTGTTGGCCATGGCAGAGTCGGTGGGAAGCAAGAAGTAATCATGTGGTTGAGGGACAGTGCAAGGGGCTATGAGGAAAGTCTGCGGGAGTTCCCTGGCCCCCTTCCCCCAGCAGGTTCCTTCCAAACTGGCATCACCCCCAGCCCTTGGTGGGCTGAGGCCCCTTGGTTGGGGGAGGGCCAGCCTGCCCTGTGGAGCATCCTTCTGTTGCCGCCTAGATATGGCACTCCCTTCTCCCATAGCATCCCTGTGACTGGAGCCTGGCAAGAGGTCTGGCCTCGGGACCAGAG gaTCCCACTGTCCCTGAACCTCCACAAAGGCCTTTGGAGCCAGAACCAGTtggcctcctccagccccaccccag GTTCCCTCCCCCAGGTCCCCACACAGCTCAGCCCTGGGGAGACGGAAGAGTCTGATCAGAGGCACACAG GTGAACTAGCAACCTGTGTGGGTCAGGTCGGCACCGCAAGCCATCCATCTctcccacaccctcccccacccactcctGCTCGGTCTCGGCCCTATTCTTGCTCTGTCTGTGGAAAGAGGTTTTCACTCAAACATCAGATGGAGACGCACTACCGTGTCCACACAG GAGAGAAGCCCTTCTCCTGTAGCCTCTGTCCCCAGCGCTCCCGGGACTTCTCAGCCATGACCAAGCACCTGCGAACGCACGGGGCCGCACCCTACCGCTGCCCTCTGTGCCAGGCCGGCTGCCCCAGCCTGGCCTCCATGCAGGCGCACATGCGCGGCCACTCGCCCAGTCAGCTCCCGCCGGGATGGACCATTCGCTCCACCTTCCTCTACTCCTCCTCCTCGAGGCCATCTAGGGCCTCGACCTCTCCCAGTAGGCCCTCTTCCTCCACCAGCTGA
- the IGFLR1 gene encoding IGF-like family receptor 1: MTLEGDAWLQQVGGLLIWRRLWLGAKCGRSAVAGSVVRGPQIAGSSRMGPLRLLPTAVLLLAQAAPWEASQHCGRLEYWNPDNRCCGSCLQRFGPPPCSDLEFSENCGLDDAGNHVMHPFQECPPGQCNRNSAELCSLCGGGATAPIPSGSRGGTGRPCREKPVPNKEPCPLTPGKSSILSSQEPSSPAIPSVSWTSEHKAPQQAWPSLSFALFLVLVLLVTSAIILLALQRHHRRLDQGKAVQHPYPSLVCSDLDTHTRFLHLSSPASLETSEARDSWKEVSLSPVLGREMPSLESQPLSRLLDELEVLEELILLLDPEPGPGGRMACGTTRHLAARYGLPAAWSTFAYSLRPNRSPLRALIEMVVAREPSASLGQLGTHLAQIGRADALQVLSKLGSSGACLA; the protein is encoded by the exons ATGACTCTCGAGGGAGATGCTTGGTTGCAGCAGGTTGGAGGACTCCTAATCTGGAGGAGATTATGGTTAGGAGCTAAG TGCGGCAGAAGCGCTGTGGCAGGAAGTGTGGTCAGGGGCCCCCAGATTGCAGGCTCCTCCCGGATGGGGCCCCTACGCCTCCTCCCGACTGCTGTGCTGCTCCTGGCCCAGGCGGCGCCTTGGGAGGCCTCTCAGCATTGCGGCCGCCTCGAGTACTGGAACCCTGACAACCGGTGCTGCGGTAGCTGCCTGCAGCGCTTCGGGCCGCCCCCTTGCTCGG ACCTAGAGTTTTCGGAAAACTGCGGGCTGGATGATGCTGGCAATCACGTAATGCACCCCTTCCAAGAGTGTCCTCCTGGACAGTGCAATCGCAACAGCGCGGAGCTGTGTAGCCTTTGTGGCGGCGGAGCAACGGCACCCATTCCCTCGGGGAGCCGCGGCGGAACTGGGCGGCCCTGCCGAGAG AAGCCTGTCCCTAACAAAGAGCCCTGCCCACTGACACCTGGAAAATCGAGCATCCTTAGCTCCCAGGAGCCCAGCTCACCAGCGATTCCCAGTGTTTCGTGGACTTCTGAGCACAAAGCCCCTCAGCAAGCCTGGCCGAGTTTGAGTTTTGCCCTGTTCCTAGTGCTGGTCCTGCTCGTGACCTCAGCCATAATCCTGCTTGCCCTGCAAAGGCACCACCGTCGCCTCGACCAAGGGAAAGCAGTCCAACACCCGTATCCTAGCTTGGTTTGCAGCGACCTTGACACCCACACCCGCTTCTTGCACTTgtcctctccagcctccctggaGACTTCAGAGGCAAGGGACTCATGGAAGGAGGTCTCTCTGTCTCCAGTCCTAGGCAGGG AGATGCCAAGCCTGGAGTCACAGCCCCTGTCTCGCCTCCTGGATGAGCTGGAGGTACTGGAGGAGCTGATCCTGTTGCTGGACCCTGAGCCTGGGCCAGGTGGGAGGATGGCCTGTGGCACCACTCGACACCTGGCTGCAAGATACGGACTGCCTGCTGCCTGGTCCACTTTCGCCTACTCACTGCGGCCCAATCGCTCACCTCTGAGGGCTCTGATTGAGATGGTGGTGGCGCGGGAGCCCTCTGCCTCTCTGGGCCAGCTTGGCACACACCTGGCCCAGATAGGGAGGGCAGATGCACTGCAGGTGCTGTCCAAACTTGGCTCATCAGGGGCTTGCCTGGCCTAG
- the U2AF1L4 gene encoding splicing factor U2AF 26 kDa subunit isoform X1 — translation MLLSNGNDINSRQSWRVWVKMAEYLASIFGTEKDKVNCSFYFKIGACRHGDRCSRLHNKPTFSQVPPPTFRLFSQELGHAPTIVLLNLYRNPQNTAQTADGSHCHVSDVEVQEHYDNFFEEVFTELQEKYGEIEEMNVCDNLGDHLVGNVYVKFRREEDAERAVVELNNRWFNGQAVHAELSPVTDFRESCCRQYEMGECTRGGFCNFMHLRPISRDLRRQLYGRGPRRRSPPRSHTGHRPRERNRRRSPDHRHGRF, via the exons ATGCTTTTAAGCAACGGAAATGACATAAATAGCAGACAGAGTTGGAGGGTTTGGGTAAAAATGGCTGAATATTTAGCATCGATATTCGGGACTGAGAAGGACAA GGTTAACTGCTCTTTTTACTTTAAGATCGGGGCCTGCCGGCACGGGGACCGGTGCTCCCGGCTTCACAACAAGCCGACTTTCAGCCAG GTTCCTCCCCCAACCTTCAGGCTCTTCTCCCAGGAACTTGGCCACGCCCCC ACCATAGTGCTGCTCAACCTGTATCGGAATCCACAGAACACCGCCCAAACCGCAGACGGATCTCACT gtcaCGTGAGCGACGTGGAGGTGCAAGAACACTATGATAACTTCTTCGAG GAAGTGTTCACCGAACTGCAGGAGAAGTACGGGGAGATTGAAGAGATGAATGTGTGCGACAACCTGGGGGATCACCTCGTGGGCAATGTTTATGTCAAG TTTCGGCGTGAGGAAGATGCAGAGCGGGCAGTGGTTGAGCTCAATAACCGCTGGTTCAACGGGCAAGCTGTGCATGCTGAGCTGTCTCCCGTCACCGATTTCCGGGAGTCGTGCTGTCGGCAGTATGAGATGGG GGAATGTACCCGCGGTGGTTTCTGCAACTTCATGCACCTGCGACCCATTTCCCGCGACCTCCGGCGGCAGCTCTACGGGCGGGGACCCAGGCGCAG GTCACCCCCAAGGTCCCATACTGGCCACCGTCCCCGAGAAAGAAATCGACGACGGTCTCCAGACCACCGGCATGGCCGTTTCTGA
- the U2AF1L4 gene encoding splicing factor U2AF 26 kDa subunit isoform X2: MLLSNGNDINSRQSWRVWVKMAEYLASIFGTEKDKVNCSFYFKIGACRHGDRCSRLHNKPTFSQTIVLLNLYRNPQNTAQTADGSHCHVSDVEVQEHYDNFFEEVFTELQEKYGEIEEMNVCDNLGDHLVGNVYVKFRREEDAERAVVELNNRWFNGQAVHAELSPVTDFRESCCRQYEMGECTRGGFCNFMHLRPISRDLRRQLYGRGPRRRSPPRSHTGHRPRERNRRRSPDHRHGRF, encoded by the exons ATGCTTTTAAGCAACGGAAATGACATAAATAGCAGACAGAGTTGGAGGGTTTGGGTAAAAATGGCTGAATATTTAGCATCGATATTCGGGACTGAGAAGGACAA GGTTAACTGCTCTTTTTACTTTAAGATCGGGGCCTGCCGGCACGGGGACCGGTGCTCCCGGCTTCACAACAAGCCGACTTTCAGCCAG ACCATAGTGCTGCTCAACCTGTATCGGAATCCACAGAACACCGCCCAAACCGCAGACGGATCTCACT gtcaCGTGAGCGACGTGGAGGTGCAAGAACACTATGATAACTTCTTCGAG GAAGTGTTCACCGAACTGCAGGAGAAGTACGGGGAGATTGAAGAGATGAATGTGTGCGACAACCTGGGGGATCACCTCGTGGGCAATGTTTATGTCAAG TTTCGGCGTGAGGAAGATGCAGAGCGGGCAGTGGTTGAGCTCAATAACCGCTGGTTCAACGGGCAAGCTGTGCATGCTGAGCTGTCTCCCGTCACCGATTTCCGGGAGTCGTGCTGTCGGCAGTATGAGATGGG GGAATGTACCCGCGGTGGTTTCTGCAACTTCATGCACCTGCGACCCATTTCCCGCGACCTCCGGCGGCAGCTCTACGGGCGGGGACCCAGGCGCAG GTCACCCCCAAGGTCCCATACTGGCCACCGTCCCCGAGAAAGAAATCGACGACGGTCTCCAGACCACCGGCATGGCCGTTTCTGA
- the U2AF1L4 gene encoding splicing factor U2AF 26 kDa subunit isoform X4, translating into MLLSNGNDINSRQSWRVWIGACRHGDRCSRLHNKPTFSQTIVLLNLYRNPQNTAQTADGSHCHVSDVEVQEHYDNFFEEVFTELQEKYGEIEEMNVCDNLGDHLVGNVYVKFRREEDAERAVVELNNRWFNGQAVHAELSPVTDFRESCCRQYEMGECTRGGFCNFMHLRPISRDLRRQLYGRGPRRRSPPRSHTGHRPRERNRRRSPDHRHGRF; encoded by the exons ATGCTTTTAAGCAACGGAAATGACATAAATAGCAGACAGAGTTGGAGGGTTTGG ATCGGGGCCTGCCGGCACGGGGACCGGTGCTCCCGGCTTCACAACAAGCCGACTTTCAGCCAG ACCATAGTGCTGCTCAACCTGTATCGGAATCCACAGAACACCGCCCAAACCGCAGACGGATCTCACT gtcaCGTGAGCGACGTGGAGGTGCAAGAACACTATGATAACTTCTTCGAG GAAGTGTTCACCGAACTGCAGGAGAAGTACGGGGAGATTGAAGAGATGAATGTGTGCGACAACCTGGGGGATCACCTCGTGGGCAATGTTTATGTCAAG TTTCGGCGTGAGGAAGATGCAGAGCGGGCAGTGGTTGAGCTCAATAACCGCTGGTTCAACGGGCAAGCTGTGCATGCTGAGCTGTCTCCCGTCACCGATTTCCGGGAGTCGTGCTGTCGGCAGTATGAGATGGG GGAATGTACCCGCGGTGGTTTCTGCAACTTCATGCACCTGCGACCCATTTCCCGCGACCTCCGGCGGCAGCTCTACGGGCGGGGACCCAGGCGCAG GTCACCCCCAAGGTCCCATACTGGCCACCGTCCCCGAGAAAGAAATCGACGACGGTCTCCAGACCACCGGCATGGCCGTTTCTGA
- the U2AF1L4 gene encoding splicing factor U2AF 26 kDa subunit isoform X3, translated as MLLSNGNDINSRQSWRVWIGACRHGDRCSRLHNKPTFSQVPPPTFRLFSQELGHAPTIVLLNLYRNPQNTAQTADGSHCHVSDVEVQEHYDNFFEEVFTELQEKYGEIEEMNVCDNLGDHLVGNVYVKFRREEDAERAVVELNNRWFNGQAVHAELSPVTDFRESCCRQYEMGECTRGGFCNFMHLRPISRDLRRQLYGRGPRRRSPPRSHTGHRPRERNRRRSPDHRHGRF; from the exons ATGCTTTTAAGCAACGGAAATGACATAAATAGCAGACAGAGTTGGAGGGTTTGG ATCGGGGCCTGCCGGCACGGGGACCGGTGCTCCCGGCTTCACAACAAGCCGACTTTCAGCCAG GTTCCTCCCCCAACCTTCAGGCTCTTCTCCCAGGAACTTGGCCACGCCCCC ACCATAGTGCTGCTCAACCTGTATCGGAATCCACAGAACACCGCCCAAACCGCAGACGGATCTCACT gtcaCGTGAGCGACGTGGAGGTGCAAGAACACTATGATAACTTCTTCGAG GAAGTGTTCACCGAACTGCAGGAGAAGTACGGGGAGATTGAAGAGATGAATGTGTGCGACAACCTGGGGGATCACCTCGTGGGCAATGTTTATGTCAAG TTTCGGCGTGAGGAAGATGCAGAGCGGGCAGTGGTTGAGCTCAATAACCGCTGGTTCAACGGGCAAGCTGTGCATGCTGAGCTGTCTCCCGTCACCGATTTCCGGGAGTCGTGCTGTCGGCAGTATGAGATGGG GGAATGTACCCGCGGTGGTTTCTGCAACTTCATGCACCTGCGACCCATTTCCCGCGACCTCCGGCGGCAGCTCTACGGGCGGGGACCCAGGCGCAG GTCACCCCCAAGGTCCCATACTGGCCACCGTCCCCGAGAAAGAAATCGACGACGGTCTCCAGACCACCGGCATGGCCGTTTCTGA
- the PSENEN gene encoding gamma-secretase subunit PEN-2 translates to MNLERVSNEEKLNLCRKYYLGGFAFLPFLWLVNIFWFFREAFIVPAYTEQSQIKGYVWRSAVGFFLWVIVLSTWITIFQIYRPRWGALGDYLSFTIPLGTP, encoded by the exons ATGAACTTGGAGCGGGTGTCCAACGAAGAGAAGTTGAACCTCTGCCGGAAGTACTACCTGG gtGGGTTTGCCTTCCTGCCTTTTCTCTGGTTGGTCAACATTTTCTGGTTTTTCCGAGAGGCCTTCATTGTCCCGGCATACACGGAGCAGAGCCAAATCAAAGGCT ATGTCTGGCGCTCAGCTGTGGGCTTCTTCTTATGGGTGATTGTACTCTCCACCTGGATCACTATCTTCCAGATCTACCGGCCACGTTGGGGCGCCCTTGGGGACTACCTCTCCTTCACCATACCCCTGGGTACCCCCTGA
- the LIN37 gene encoding protein lin-37 homolog: MFPVKVKVEKSELEMAKARNQLDAVLQCLLEKSHMDRERLDEEPGKTSSDTHNKDCSITATGKRPSARFPHQRRKKRREMDEGLAEGGPQRSNTYVIKLFDRSVDLAQFSENTPLYPICRAWMRNSPTVRERERSPNSPLPPLPEDEEGSEVTNSKSRDVYKLPPPTAPGPPGDICRSRIPSPLQPETQGTPDDEPSEPEPSPSALIYRNMQRWKRIRQRWKEASHRNQLRYSESMKILREMYERQ; the protein is encoded by the exons ATGTTCccggtgaaggtgaaagtggagaaatCAG agTTGGAGATGGCCAAGGCCCGGAACCAACTGGATGCTGTTCTGCAGTGTCTGCTAGAGAAGAGTCACATGGACAG GGAGCGTCTGGATGAGGAACCTGGGaagacctcctcagacacccaCAACAA GGATTGCTCCATCACGGCCACTGGCAAACG ACCATCTGCCCGATTCCCCCACCAgcggaggaagaagaggagggagatGGATGAGGGGCTGGCTGAGGGAGGGCCACAGCGATCCA ACACGTATGTGATCAAGCTGTTTGACCGGAGTGTGGACTTGGCTCAGTTCAGTGAGAACACGCCACTGTACCCCATCTGCCGAGCCTGGATGCGCAACAGCCCCACAGTGCGCGAGCGTGAACGTTCACCCAACTCGCCGCTGCCGCCCCTGCCTGAGGATGAGGAG GGTTCCGAGGTCACCAACAGCAAGAGTCGTGACGTGTATAAGCTGCCTCCACCCACAGCTCCCGGGCCACCTGGAGACATCTGCAGATCCCGAATTCCATCCCCGCTGCAGCCTGAAACCCAGGGTACCCCTGATGATGAG CCCTCCGAGCCTGAGCCCTCACCCTCCGCACTTATCTACCGTAACATGCAGCGCTGGAAACGTATCCGCCAGAG gTGGAAGGAGGCATCTCATCGGAACCAGCTTCGTTATTCAGAGAGCATGAAGATCCTACGGGAGATGTACGAGCGACAGTGA
- the HSPB6 gene encoding heat shock protein beta-6, whose protein sequence is MEIPVPVQPSWLRRASAPLPGLSAPGRLFDQRFGEGLLEAELAALCPAALAPYYLRAPSVALPTAQVSTDPGHFSVLLDVKHFSPEEIAVKVVGDHVEVHARHEERPDEHGYISREFHRRYRLPPGVDPAAVTSALSPEGVLSIQAAPAPAQAPLQSPPGAAAK, encoded by the exons ATGGAGATCCCGGTGCCTGTGCAGCCGTCTTGGCTGCGCCGCGCCTCGGCCCCTTTGCCTGGGCTGTCGGCTCCCGGGCGCCTCTTCGACCAGCGCTTCGGCGAGGGGCTGCTGGAGGCCGAGCTGGCTGCGCTCTGCCCTGCCGCGTTGGCCCCCTACTACCTGCGCGCACCCAGCGTGGCGCTGCCTACCGCCCAG GTATCGACCGACCCCGGGCATTTCTCGGTGCTGCTGGATGTGAAACACTTCTCACCCGAGGAAATTGCCGTCAAGGTGGTTGGCGACCACGTGGAAGTTCATGCGCGCCACGAGGAGCGCCCG GATGAGCACGGATACATTTCGCGCGAGTTCCACCGCCGCTACCGCTTGCCGCCTGGCGTGGACCCTGCGGCCGTGACGTCCGCGCTATCCCCTGAGGGCGTCCTTTCCATCCAGGCCGCACCTGCGCCGGCCCAGGCCCCACTGCAGTCGCCGCCCGGGGCGGCTGCCAAGTAG